One Elusimicrobiota bacterium genomic window, AGCATTCTTAATCTTGCCCGATTTTTTTCAAGTTCCGCTGTTAAATCTTCGTAGTACGGTTCCGGTGATGTTTTATCAGGGTTTTCTCTGGTTTTGAAATTATAGTGTTCTGATATTTTTGATAAGTCCTCGTCTATATATTTATGAACCGTTTCAAGTGTCCACTTAAAAGTCGTATGCTCATTCAGCCAGCACATCACTTCCTTTAGCCGTTCATCACTATATCCTTCTATCGGTTTAGCAGGTCTTAATTCCCGTTTAAGTGCCGCAGACGCCTGCTTGGGATTATAGAACTTAAAATCCTTATATTGCCAGTAGAGCCCGATTATCTGCAAGTCTCTTCTACTGCTTGTTAATAATGAATCAAGGTAAGTATTAAAATCAAAAGAGCCCTCGTTCGCACTTTTAGTGCGAACATTCTTTTGTATAGTTTCTTTTGTACAGTTTCTTTTGTATATATTTCTTTTGTATGTGTCAATTTTGACACTACCTGTTGTCAATTTTGACACTACCTGATTGTCAATTTCGACACTACCTGTTGTCAATTTTGACACTGCTGGTGTCCGTTTTGATACTACCCACTTTTCGTAATCTTTCTGAAAACCATA contains:
- a CDS encoding replication protein, which gives rise to MANPQAEHGHIDIANEIAEQLALIVVSPAEWSILWVIWRKTWGWVDGHTNKKKKFDYISLSQFMDMTGLTRSQVCKALKKLLLKNIIIKHGNKYGFQKDYEKWVVSKRTPAVSKLTTGSVEIDNQVVSKLTTGSVKIDTYKRNIYKRNCTKETIQKNVRTKSANEGSFDFNTYLDSLLTSSRRDLQIIGLYWQYKDFKFYNPKQASAALKRELRPAKPIEGYSDERLKEVMCWLNEHTTFKWTLETVHKYIDEDLSKISEHYNFKTRENPDKTSPEPYYEDLTAELEKNRARLRMLKKEREEDEQRNKTN